From the genome of Brassica oleracea var. oleracea cultivar TO1000 chromosome C4, BOL, whole genome shotgun sequence:
NNNNNNNNNNNNNNNNNNNNNNNNNNNNNNNNNNNNNNNNNNNNNNNNNNNNNNNNNNNNNNNNNNNNNNNNNNNNNNNNNNNNNNNNNNNNNNNNNNNNNNNNNNNNNNNNNNNNNNNNNNNNNNNNNNNNNNNNNNNNNNNNNNNNNNNNNNNNNNNNNNNNNNNNNNNNNNNNNNNNNNNNNNNNNNNNNNNNNNNNNNNNNNNNNNNNNNNNAAAGTATTTTCTGCCGGAAGCATTTGATCAGCTCGAGGGAGCATTTCTCAGACTGGAACAGGGAACTATGACTGTAAGGGAGTATGAAGCGGAATTCAACAGCCTCAAGAAGTATGCTAGGCGTGAAGCTGAGTGGGAAATCTCCTTGGTCCGCAAATTCATGCGTGGACTCAGGGTTGATCTCCGAACTCGTTGTAAGATCCGCAACTATGATACTGTGGCTGAACTGGTGGAAAAGGCCGCAGAACAGGAAGCTGGAATCAGTGAGGAAGCCAAGGTGTTTGGCACAGTGGTGCATGTCCATCCTGGTAAGCATGCAGGAAAGAATCAAAAGCCGGTGAAGGCTGGCTCTTCCAGCAAGCCGAATGCAACAGGTCGCAGTGCGTGTTCGACTTGCGAGAAGATGCACTCTGGTGTCTGCCGTGCTGCTACGGGTGCTTGTCACCGTTGCAGAAGTGTGGATCACAAGGTGCGTGATTGCCTTGAGGAAGATCTAAGGCCGAAGAGCCAAAACAAGGGTGATGGGAAACGTGTGTGCTACAACTGCGGCGAAACGGGGCACTACAAGAATCAGTGTCCGTAGGACGCACAATCTGCTGGGAAGCGTCCAAGTGATGGGCCTCAGCCGGCGGCAAAGAGGCAGGCCATCATGCCGCGGGTGTACACAATCGGTGATGAGTCGATGGACCCAAGCACGTCTCGTTCGATCACTGGTGAGTCATCATATCTCTCACCTTTGCCTTAAGAATTTCTGTGTGAAATTTCTTGCTTGTAGAGTAGGTCCTTAGTGTTCTGGGTGAATATGTAGGGACTTTAGTCATGGGTGGAGTGACAACCCATGTTCTGTTTGATTCTGGTGCATCTCACTGCTTTGTGCAACCCGAGATGATTGGAATTGGAGAATTTCAGAAAGAACCAGAAGAAGAAGTAAGAGTGGTTCGGGCAGCTGGTGGTTAGATCATGTACATTTCAGGAAAAATCAGAAACGTCTCTGTGATGATCGGGGGAGTGAACATGCCAGCCGACTTGGTCGTTTGCCCAGTGAAATCATACGATGTGATCCTTGGAATGGATTGGCTGAGCAAATACAAGGCACATCTTGATTGTCATCGTGGCCGAGTTCAGTTTGAGATAGGCAATGGAAAGCTTGTCTATCAAGGGGTCAGACCGACCAATGGGAGTCTGATCATTTCAGCACTTCAAGCAGAAAGAATGCTGGAAAAAGGATGTGAGGCTTATCTGGCTTCAATCACAACTGTGGAAGTCAGAACTGATACTGAGTTGGAATAGATTCCGATTGTAAAGGAGTATGAGAACGTGTTCGAATCCTTGACAGGATTACCACCGGACCGTTCTGATCCTTTCACGATTGAGCTTGAGCCGGGCACAAAGCCAATCTCGAAAGCTCTGTACCGGATGGCTCCGGCTGAAATGGCAGAACTTAAGAAATTGTTAGATAAACTGATGGAGAAAGGTTGTGTGCACCCAAGCAGTTCACCTTGGGGCGCACAGGTTCTGTTCGTGA
Proteins encoded in this window:
- the LOC106338509 gene encoding DNA-binding protein HEXBP-like, encoding MTVREYEAEFNSLKKYARREAEWEISLVRKFMRGLRVDLRTRCKIRNYDTVAELVEKAAEQEAGISEEAKVFGTVVHVHPGKHAGKNQKPVKAGSSSKPNATGRSACSTCEKMHSGVCRAATGACHRCRSVDHKVRDCLEEDLRPKSQNKGDGKRVCYNCGETGHYKNQCP